From the genome of Thermoplasmata archaeon:
GTCGACGCGCCCCCGGCGATCTTCCAGGACGGTTGGGGTCACTTCCGCGTGATCTCGTTCGACGAGACGCGGACGCGGGACCTGTTCCGGGACTTCAACAAGCGCGGGCCGACCGAGCTCATCCGGAAGCGGGAATTGCCGCTGACCGTCCTGCCGACGTCGATGTGGGTGAACAGCCTCTTCGCCGACATGACCCAGAAGCAGATGGACGCCCTGCTCAAGGCGCACCGCTACGGATACTACAGCTCGCCGCGTGAGGTCACCACGGAGAACATCTCCCGGAGCCTCGGGGTGAGCCGCTCGACGTACGAAGAGCATCTGCGGAAGGCGGAGAACCGGGTCATGGGCAACCTGATCCCGTACCTCCAGCTCTTCGCGGCCGGCGAGAAGAAGGCGGAGAAGATGCCGCTCGCGGAGACCCCGGTCGCGCCGACCGCGGACGCGTGAGCTCAGGGACTCGGCGGGGCCGGCGGCTTCGGAGGCGCCGCGGGAGGCGGACCGGCAGGCGAGGCGACCGCGGGCGCCGGCGTCACGGGTTTCTCCGGTGGCGGTAGCGGCGCCGTGTGCGTCTGACCGATGACCTTCCCGCGGACGACCGCTCCCTTATCGACGTAGAGCCGGCCACCTTCGTTCACAACATCGCCCTGGACCATGCCGAAGATCTCGAGGTCGCCCCCTGCGGCCTTCGCGGCCTTCGTCACGAGCCCGTGCAG
Proteins encoded in this window:
- a CDS encoding helix-turn-helix domain-containing protein encodes the protein MSLWEISFRTQYDYPFMKISSRHPGLPISMWCIWNRELVQVPTRNETVLKDIEKEIRKAGHCIESWAESGESRLFMLRCTCGNLDSPWNVWEAHEAVDAPPAIFQDGWGHFRVISFDETRTRDLFRDFNKRGPTELIRKRELPLTVLPTSMWVNSLFADMTQKQMDALLKAHRYGYYSSPREVTTENISRSLGVSRSTYEEHLRKAENRVMGNLIPYLQLFAAGEKKAEKMPLAETPVAPTADA